The genomic segment GCCATTGTGATCGAAGGCATTGGCGGTCTCTATAACTTTCAGATGGGAAAGGACCTGATTTACAGATCTATTACGGTGCTTGAGGAATCGGTTGAGCTGGTTGGCATCAGCTACTTGAACATTGTGCTGCTTGAACACGCCGCCAGACAGCGGATCAGCCTTCGGTTCTGCGGCGCAGAGGCGGCGACGTTGGATGACAGATCTGCACCAGAGCAAGATCAACAGGCCGACCGCGAGATCCGTCGGCAGGACCGCCGCTAAGGCCGATATATATCACCGAGGACTACCGTTCAGAGCGCCGCATTCCGACGACCCGGGCGGCGCTCAACCCGTAGCGAACCAGCTGCCACTCGATCTGGCCCAGACGCGGATTGCGGAATTTCAACAGCCGCCGCCAGTGCAGCAGGCGCACCAAAAATTCAGGCGGCTCTGTCGCCGGGACCGCCACGCCGAGAAGGTCGTCAAGCATCATCAGCTGCAAGTCGAAAGCGAGGCGAAACCGCCAGTTGTGCCTTTTGCTTTGCAGCCAGCCCCAGTCAAGCTGGGTCTGCGGGTCCTTGATCTGCTCGGCCAGGGTCAGCAAATAGCGCAGGTTTGTAGCGCCGCTTGCCAGCGCGGTGTGATGCAGCATGTCATGGGAAATATTGATCAGAAACCGCAGGCTGTCGTCTGGAACCCGAAAGATTATGCCGTCCCGCTCCTGTAGCGTCAGACGCGCGTTGAGATCTTCGCCGCTCAACAGGCAGGCGATGCGTTCGGGAAATGAGCTGTGCAGATCAACCGCAGCCACCGTACCAGGGCACCAGTAACTGCCCGGCGAATGTTGGTATTGGCTGTCTGCCAGCAGCTCAAACCCGAGCTGGTCAAACGCCTGCTCGACCGCTGGT from the Parasedimentitalea psychrophila genome contains:
- a CDS encoding nucleotidyltransferase family protein, with amino-acid sequence MTASSPLERLTDCIGGKFNDESNWFELISTANAEFVAPVLCRSLEASDAAARAEPEARAYLAELERANQARNRNLWALVCKAIKGFNAKGVTPTLIKGASEMALMADPSQYSRLLIDVDLLVEPDELPAVEQAFDQLGFELLADSQYQHSPGSYWCPGTVAAVDLHSSFPERIACLLSGEDLNARLTLQERDGIIFRVPDDSLRFLINISHDMLHHTALASGATNLRYLLTLAEQIKDPQTQLDWGWLQSKRHNWRFRLAFDLQLMMLDDLLGVAVPATEPPEFLVRLLHWRRLLKFRNPRLGQIEWQLVRYGLSAARVVGMRRSER